The genomic stretch CGGCGAAGAGTGGAATGGAGACGGCAAGTTTGTTGTTCTTGAATAAGCGCGGTGAGATGGAGGTGTTACAACGTCGCAGAAGACGCCTGAGCATCGACAAACAGTGGCTGGCATGCGTGAATCGAGTGACTCGCAGTGGACGATGATCAGAGTCcagacgatgaggaggaaggatTGAATGTCGAACGGAGTTGGCGTGCCGGTGTGGGCCATCAGGTCGGCAAAGTGCGGTCACGGAGTGTCACAATAGAAGCGTGACGAGGACAAAGGTAATTATTGTTCTCGTTAGGGGCGTGCTATTACGGCGACAATGGGTGGACAATGTTCTCAAAAGAAGCGGGCCTCgtcccttctctctctcttatACCTCCCAGCGCCGTCGCAGGTCGACCTACGCAGTCTCAATGTCTGCTAACTGGAACGCTCCTCCCCCAACTTACGACGCTCACTCATCGTCTACCACCCTCACGCCCTATCTCCAGCTATCCCATCTACTCTCCCTCACATGGCTCGCATACCCTATACTTTCTCTCATCTTCGTCGCTTTCCGTCTCCAGCTCTCTCttgctgatgctcagaaTGCTGTCGCCGGTGCAAAGGATGATCTTCTCGCGAGCTGCAAGGCCGCCGAACAGGCCGCTACATCCGCGTCCAGCATGCCGCGCTTCATGGCGATTGCCACTAACAAGCAGTTTGCAGATGCAGTCAACGGGTCTGCTAATGCCGCGCGTGCAACTCTCGTCCTTGCTCTCACAGTTATGGAAGCCATTATCAACTTCATTGTCGATATCTATCGCTCAACTTTCCTGTGTTTCCTTGAGTTGGTGGTGAGAGGTGGACTTGCGATTCTGATTGGTGCCGTCAATGAGGTGAGTAACCATTGCACCATCCTTTCTATATGCAGTATTGACAGTTTCGTAGCTTAATGACCTCATTGGTACTGTTACAAATGGTTTGCGAACCAGCATCCAGAATGATATTTCGACCGCGAACAATGTCATCAAATCCGCCATCGACGCCATTAACAAAGTCAACCCTTTTGGAGATATTAAAGCTCCTCAGATTACAGTTCCGAGCCTTGATGGTCTTCAGAACGTTTCCCTTCCTTCATCATTTACAGATTCCTTAACGAAACTTAATGCGTCACTTCCTTCGATATCCGATCTGAAGGACAAAGTAGAATCTATGTGCGTGCGCGAATATCTCTTCATTTCGATACCATATTTACAGGTTCATACAGCATAGATACACCGTTCGAGCTTCTTAAGAAGGACATCAACGATACCTTCGCAGGTATCAATTTTCAACCTGACGGCCTTCCCGTCCCAGAGCTCAGCACCATCAAATTCTGCGACAATCTCGACACCTCCGTCATTGATGACATCGGCCGTGACTTTATCAAGACTGCAAAAATTGGAGTTGTTGTTCTCGTCCTTCTTGCCCTTCTTCTCATTGGGCTCAACTGTCTCTTGACCTGGTACAAATGGCGTTGCATGAGAAACCATCTCCAGTACACTCGTGAAGCCTGGATCTCAGACCCTACTATGGTTCATGCGAAGCCAACGTCGTCTTCGCCCCAGATCACCATGAGCGACCATAACTTGATGATGCTCAATGCCAACTCCGAGCACCCACTTATTACCAGAATCACCAACCAAATTTCTGCTCGCTTCAGGTTGACTCCTGCTCAGCATACACACACCCAATGGTTTTTCAACTATATTTTCCATGCCCCTGCCCTAGCGTGCTTCCTTATCGGCTTCTTTGGCTTGTTGTCTGTTCAGATACAACTTATGGCCATCGGGCCCCTCGTTTCAAAGTACCAGGCTCGCTCACAGTCTACTGTATCAGACTTCTCGAGTATCATTGCTACCAGCATTAACGACAGCATGTACAACCAATCGTCTTTGTATGCCAACGAAGTCAACGGACAAGTTGCCAGCATCCAATCGACGATCAATGACGGTCTCTTCGGCTGGGTTAAcggcaccaccaccaccctcaACGCCACAATTAACGGGTTTTACGACGACATCCAGAACACCGTCACGACCATTTTTGGCGGCACAATTCTCGAGAGCCCAGTCAATGAATTCCTGAAATGTTTCATAGGTGGCAAGGTCGACGCAATCGAGAGTGCGCTCACGTTCTTACACGACAACCTTAAGATCGACATGCCGCGTGTCAACCAGACTGCGCTTGTACTCTCCCCCGACTCAGTTAATGAGGCTGCGCAGCCAATCGCTGCAGCCGCCATTGGTGGCGGCACAGACGCTGACGGCAACGATGACGGCGGTCTTCTCATTCGGCTCGTCAACTCCTATGCCGCATCGCTGAGGAAGGAACGCGTCATGTTTGCCATTTTCATGGGTTTGTGGGGGATCGTCATTCTCATGGGTTTATCCGTTGTACTATGGCACTCAGTTATCCGCCCCATGCGCGAGAAGAGATCGCGCAGAAAGTGGGAGGCGGAACAGCGCGTTGGACTGGAAAATATTGGGCCATATCCCGCTGGATCGGGTAACGAGAAGGACGGCAATGGAAATGGAGGAGTGTTTGCCAGGTCGTTCTCGCCGCTGCCTTCTCCAAGGGGTAGCGCGTTCAAGCCTTTCTGGGGGTCGCGCTCAAACTCACCTGCGGGACAACGCGTGCCGCAGCTGAGCCCCGACGCGTCACAGGAGTCTCTGCCGAGGGGGCAGGAGGCGAGCGCCCTGGCGTCGAGCGAGGAGTTTGGCGCACACCTACCACCTGCGCAGATGGAGAGAAAGCAGACCGGGGCAGCCAAGTTGTTGGCAGTTGGGAAAAAGGCGGTAAGGAGGGAAAGATTAAAGAAAGATGGCACAGAGGAGGAGCTGGCAGTGCCACTTTCGCCGACGCTCGTCCATGAACCTAATCGTCGCGCTAATGACAACGATACCAACGCTCCCTGGTACACCAGGATCGCTGCTTTGCTTTCAGGGAAAAAGCAAGGCAATGGGGATAACGACTCTTCTCGCAGCAGTGGAAGCGATTATTGGGATCCCACTGCCATGGTCCAGGCTGACAAAACACAGGACAAACCAAAGCTACAAGTCTATACGCAGCGAGGGATCGACAAATATGGCCCGCCGCCACCGCAGAGATACCAAACTCACACTTGGACGCCACCGAACCAAGTCCGAGCACCGTCCCCACCTCAACCACAGACTCAGACGCGCGGACGACGCCAGAGCGCGGCTATTTCATGGCCTCCTTCACCACCCGTGACACACGCTGACTGGACCCGTGTCATGGCCCCCGCAACGCCGCCCCAGGTCAACGTGTCTCAGCAGCCGGCGATTTCCTCTGTGGCTGAGTTCAATTTCCCGCCTCCGCCGATCGGTGTTCCTATCATAAATAGGGAGCGACAGCAGGTTGTCAGCGTTCCGAATGATGTTGGGCCTGTATATGAAGACTCAGTCGCGAGGGCGCCTCCGCATGTAGCGACTACCCCTATTCTACCCGTGCCTCTCTATACCAGCTTTGAGAACCAGACACAACAATCCCAACAGCAGCGCACGCCGCGCCCACATCCGACATTCCCGCAGCTCGAAGTGGCGGGAAGACGGCGAAAGGGCTCATCCCCGCCGCCACCGCTAAAGTCGCCGCGCATGCTGCAGCCCCAATTTGCTCTGTCGCCTCCCCCTCTGCAGGACAAGCACCGACGAGCTTCGTCGACAGGCACAGCTTGGCGCGTAACAAACTTTGTTCCAGGCGACGCGACTTCGTCTGCACACACCTCGACGGCATCTTTGGCTGCTATGGCACTCGCTCCAAAGGTGTATGCCGGCCAACAGTCGAAGGAAGATATTACAACGGCAAGCTCCAATCTGACGAGGCTGTTGACGGCGCCACGACAAGGACATGCGAGACAAAGCTCGAGCATCAACCCGTTTATCACGCCGTTTGATGACGAACATCGTGTACAGGTTGTTGATGACCCTGGTGCTGCGGATCTGAGGAAAAGTATGCAGACGAATCCGTTCGTGCATGCTATCTGATTTGTGATCCCTGATTGTTTTgcgtttctgtttcttgacTTTCATTTGACGTTGATGTCCTTGCTTTCATGAACACATTTCTTACGACCCATTCTTCTTCGATCACTATAGGTATCTTATTctttaattaatgcaaacGCGCGTATGCGCTCCAAACGACAGCCACTTACCCATCTTGGACCAACTATCATCCATCATCGCATCCATCATCACTCATCTCTATGTAGCCTTTTCACCCTGTTGTATTATACCTACCCCACATTTATACTCATGCACACGCGTATATCCAATCTTGTCATTTTTGCCCATACACATCATAGTTCGTACTCATCTGGACATCGAGACGatttttcaaaatttgtAGCATCTTGTTTTTCCAtgactttctttttttaataATGATACATAGCTTATTGCTCGCTGTACATTTAGATTTTTGGCCTTGAGCCTGACAATCCATCAGCTTGATGAAAGATAAATTTGGAGTTCTGTTCTCGTCAGGTTTCAGATTGTTTAGAATGACAATGGGATCAAAATGCGCCTTTTTACATACACTCATACCCAAGATAAGTTTTACCTACCGCCTTGTCATCATCAAACACGACTGATCTCAAAGCGCGTTCCATCGCCTCGTAGTTTTCGAACGGTGGGATAAACAAAATATGTTGGGGGACATCAATGTCCCTTAGTGGGAGAGCTTCGCGTTTGACCTTTTTTCCTGGTATAGTGACGCGTTGGATGTTTCCGTCTGGGGTTTTCATGACTTTGATCAGGTCACTCGCGGGTATGCGCACGCTTCCCGTTACATAGGTAAATAGCGCTCGTTGTTCCTCAGGAGCCCATGAGCCGGCAATTTTCCAGAACCAATCCAGGTGAATATCGGATTtagaagaaattgaagagcCATTAACAGCCATGGAGTCCTTGTCAGTGcgtttttcgattttttcaTCGAACATGGTGTATGTTGCACAGTATTCTCTTGAAGAACTCGTCAGAACAGCAGACAGGCAAACGAAGATTATTCCTCCACTTACTTCTGAAGTGTGGTCACTCTTCCAAATAGCCGTTCCAGTTCAATGAGGGAATACCCTTCAAACATCTGACGATCTACCACATTACAAAAGCCAAGTAAAAGGTAGTCTTTTGGGTCAAGTATCTTGGTATGTCCAAAATTAACGGGATTTCGTTCGGTGACTGGGCTAATGCGGGTGAGATCGCCATGTAAGATTGAGGCCAGTCTAGGGTCCACGAAAAACCCATGGAATACAGCCATCCCACAAAGCCATCCATATTTATGACAGAAAACCATTAAGATACGTGTCCAAAGTGATCTCTTGAGTTTTTTAAAAGAACCGGTATCGTCTATCTCGAAGGGTCCATCTTCCTG from Psilocybe cubensis strain MGC-MH-2018 chromosome 2, whole genome shotgun sequence encodes the following:
- a CDS encoding Plasma membrane fusion protein PRM1, with translation MSANWNAPPPTYDAHSSSTTLTPYLQLSHLLSLTWLAYPILSLIFVAFRLQLSLADAQNAVAGAKDDLLASCKAAEQAATSASSMPRFMAIATNKQFADAVNGSANAARATLVLALTVMEAIINFIVDIYRSTFLCFLELVVRGGLAILIGAVNELNDLIGTVTNGLRTSIQNDISTANNVIKSAIDAINKVNPFGDIKAPQITVPSLDGLQNVSLPSSFTDSLTKLNASLPSISDLKDKVESIIDTPFELLKKDINDTFAGINFQPDGLPVPELSTIKFCDNLDTSVIDDIGRDFIKTAKIGVVVLVLLALLLIGLNCLLTWYKWRCMRNHLQYTREAWISDPTMVHAKPTSSSPQITMSDHNLMMLNANSEHPLITRITNQISARFRLTPAQHTHTQWFFNYIFHAPALACFLIGFFGLLSVQIQLMAIGPLVSKYQARSQSTVSDFSSIIATSINDSMYNQSSLYANEVNGQVASIQSTINDGLFGWVNGTTTTLNATINGFYDDIQNTVTTIFGGTILESPVNEFLKCFIGGKVDAIESALTFLHDNLKIDMPRVNQTALVLSPDSVNEAAQPIAAAAIGGGTDADGNDDGGLLIRLVNSYAASLRKERVMFAIFMGLWGIVILMGLSVVLWHSVIRPMREKRSRRKWEAEQRVGLENIGPYPAGSGNEKDGNGNGGVFARSFSPLPSPRGSAFKPFWGSRSNSPAGQRVPQLSPDASQESLPRGQEASALASSEEFGAHLPPAQMERKQTGAAKLLAVGKKAVRRERLKKDGTEEELAVPLSPTLVHEPNRRANDNDTNAPWYTRIAALLSGKKQGNGDNDSSRSSGSDYWDPTAMVQADKTQDKPKLQVYTQRGIDKYGPPPPQRYQTHTWTPPNQVRAPSPPQPQTQTRGRRQSAAISWPPSPPVTHADWTRVMAPATPPQVNVSQQPAISSVAEFNFPPPPIGVPIINRERQQVVSVPNDVGPVYEDSVARAPPHVATTPILPVPLYTSFENQTQQSQQQRTPRPHPTFPQLEVAGRRRKGSSPPPPLKSPRMLQPQFALSPPPLQDKHRRASSTGTAWRVTNFVPGDATSSAHTSTASLAAMALAPKVYAGQQSKEDITTASSNLTRLLTAPRQGHARQSSSINPFITPFDDEHRVQVVDDPGAADLRKSMQTNPFVHAI